A genomic stretch from Desulfovibrio sp. includes:
- a CDS encoding Dyp-type peroxidase has product MKPQDVTNTPGEHAIFMVFGLRDTKDAPTKVKELCADFSAVARSMRTRLPAAAISCIMGFGADAWCRLFPQRGKPGELEQFKEIKGDRHIAVSTPGDIFFHIRAARLDVCLEAASIISAKLQGAVYPIDEVQGFRYYDGRAIIGFVDGTENPEDEARLTAAVIGAEDADFAGGSYAFVQKYLHDMDAWNALATEEQEKAIGRRKFNDVELSDEEKPENAHNAVTNIEDEHGNELKIVRANMPFANPAKGEFGTYFIGYAGKFSTTRKMLENMFIGEPVGNTDRLLDFSTAATGTLFFIPSAELLEELGED; this is encoded by the coding sequence ATGAAACCGCAAGACGTCACCAATACTCCGGGCGAACACGCTATTTTCATGGTTTTTGGCCTGCGCGACACCAAGGACGCGCCCACTAAAGTCAAAGAACTGTGCGCGGATTTTTCCGCCGTCGCCAGAAGCATGCGCACCCGCCTGCCTGCAGCGGCCATCAGTTGCATCATGGGCTTTGGCGCGGATGCCTGGTGCAGGCTTTTTCCCCAGCGCGGCAAGCCCGGCGAACTTGAACAGTTCAAGGAAATCAAGGGAGACAGGCACATTGCCGTTTCCACGCCGGGCGACATTTTCTTCCATATCCGCGCAGCGCGGCTCGATGTCTGCCTTGAAGCGGCCTCCATCATCAGCGCAAAGCTGCAAGGGGCGGTGTATCCCATAGATGAGGTGCAGGGCTTTCGCTATTACGACGGCCGCGCCATCATCGGCTTTGTTGACGGCACCGAAAACCCCGAAGACGAAGCGCGGCTGACGGCTGCCGTCATCGGCGCTGAAGACGCGGACTTTGCGGGTGGCAGCTACGCCTTTGTGCAAAAATACCTGCACGACATGGACGCCTGGAACGCCCTTGCCACCGAAGAGCAGGAAAAAGCCATCGGCAGGCGCAAGTTCAACGACGTTGAACTCAGCGATGAGGAAAAGCCCGAAAATGCGCACAACGCCGTTACCAACATTGAGGACGAGCACGGCAACGAGCTGAAAATCGTGCGGGCCAACATGCCCTTTGCCAATCCCGCCAAGGGCGAGTTCGGAACCTATTTTATCGGCTATGCAGGCAAATTCTCCACCACGCGCAAAATGCTTGAAAACATGTTCATCGGCGAGCCCGTCGGCAACACCGACCGGCTGCTGGACTTCAGCACGGCTGCCACAGGTACGCTGTTTTTCATTCCCTCGGCGGAACTTCTTGAAGAATTGGGCGAAGACTAG
- a CDS encoding acyltransferase, translated as MNMLQKALSRGLTPANIISYASLQVMTRWGRFFGTLRLRCKAALLGVPVGSGVTAHGPVGLMRWPGSHITIGAGTSLISSWRRATAAALATPVRLRTFGPGARIDIGPGAQLSGTSIAARSTTISIGRQVLIAPNCIIVDSDFHAHWPPEARATEPGMEGDRPVTIGDYAWIGLNCIILKGVAIGEGAIIGAGSVVTKDVPPHSLAVGSPARVVRSLVPGQDRAAAARPASHATDAGQSQAAQFQAAQSQAPLAEAAQFQAAQSQAAQSEAAQCEAPHAGNAQTADPATLAPQSQGAPSEAPQGGFGQ; from the coding sequence ATGAACATGCTGCAAAAAGCTCTCAGCCGGGGTCTTACCCCTGCCAATATCATTAGTTACGCCAGCCTTCAGGTTATGACGCGCTGGGGCCGCTTTTTTGGCACCCTGCGGCTGCGCTGCAAGGCCGCCCTTCTTGGCGTGCCCGTGGGTTCCGGCGTGACTGCGCACGGCCCGGTGGGCCTCATGCGCTGGCCGGGCAGCCACATCACCATCGGCGCGGGAACCAGCCTCATTTCTTCCTGGCGGCGGGCAACAGCAGCGGCTCTGGCCACACCAGTGCGCCTGCGCACCTTCGGCCCCGGCGCGCGCATAGATATCGGCCCCGGCGCGCAGCTCAGCGGCACGTCCATTGCGGCACGCTCCACAACCATCAGCATAGGGCGGCAAGTACTCATCGCGCCCAACTGCATCATTGTGGATTCAGACTTTCACGCCCACTGGCCGCCCGAAGCCCGCGCCACCGAACCGGGCATGGAAGGCGACAGGCCCGTGACCATCGGCGATTACGCCTGGATTGGCCTTAACTGCATCATTCTCAAAGGCGTCGCCATTGGCGAGGGAGCCATCATCGGCGCGGGCAGCGTGGTCACAAAGGACGTGCCGCCGCACAGCCTTGCCGTGGGTTCGCCCGCGCGCGTGGTGCGCTCCCTTGTTCCCGGCCAAGACCGCGCGGCCGCCGCGCGCCCAGCCAGCCACGCGACGGATGCCGGACAGTCCCAGGCCGCGCAATTCCAGGCAGCGCAGTCCCAGGCCCCGCTGGCTGAGGCCGCGCAATTCCAGGCAGCGCAGTCCCAGGCCGCGCAATCCGAGGCCGCGCAATGCGAGGCCCCGCATGCCGGGAACGCGCAGACTGCCGACCCCGCAACCCTTGCCCCGCAATCCCAGGGCGCGCCGTCCGAGGCCCCGCAGGGGGGCTTTGGTCAATGA
- a CDS encoding DEAD/DEAH box helicase, whose translation MSVGSYIAALLASEKLGGQVTCHRLLPAADPQYAQTRLPWPTAISRILEQRGIAGLYSHQALATDHIRAGHSIVAATPTASGKSLIYNLPVLERHLRDPDARALYLFPLKALAQDQLAAFNALTATWPKDARPAAALYDGDTTDHFRRKIRRDPPAVLISNPEMLHLGILPHHEQWAAFLAGLTHVVVDEAHTYRGVFGAHMAQVFRRLNRLAGRYGAKPVYVLCTATVGNPGELGAALTGTAYPAADENITTENTAPGGTGSGTARSAPDSIVSATATAPVFQTVNPAAPPPVVIDKSGAPQGPRHFVFLNPEQSPATAAIDLLKAALARNLRTIVYCRSRRMTELISLWAGQSGSFASRISAYRAGFLPEERRSIESRMASGDLLAVVSTSALELGIDIGGLDVCILVGYPGTVMATLQRGGRVGRAQQESAVIIVAGEDALDQYFARNPDDFFSRPPEKAVVNPDNEVILARHLECAAAEMPLRPGEPMLASAAALTAARQLNAQGLLLQSADGSQLMASRKRPQRHVDLRGTGQTFSIEDEQGHIIGSVDGFRAWRETHPGAVYLHRGRSYIIDDMDPARARIMAKEAKVGWFTRTRGQKTTDILEETARMSLGRALVCRGRLRIIDTVTGYEKRSTSGNRLLTITPLDAPPQVFETEGLWFVIPDNIRAEMEDNFMHFMGGIHALEHAAIGMLPLLIMADRNDFGGISTPMHAQLGLSAVFIYDGLPGGAGLTRQAFGDARALLEATYKTVAACPCEDGCPSCVHSPKCGSGNRPIDKRAALELLRQLLTPGTEGDTLHEKLVISPPPPRPELEFVAAGVTADFQSRPHAAASPHNVPAPAARAGNGFSTDTSAPSGNAAHAHNGLPTSSATPAGSTFPAGCPAPTDSTAPAGSPAETPPARAVRAGSALPHHAAGHGVNPAPASTEGGSPMTDLMGYISLPPPEHFVVFDVETRRSAAEVGGWHKAGDMGVSVAVAYDSRNDDFFSYTQDELPALFERMRASGLVVGFNSLRFDYAVLAPFAPFDLRTLPSLDILQRIKDRLSYRISLDNLGQATLEAPKSADGLQALRWWKEGKMDEIAAYCRMDVDLTRRLYLYGLEHGHLLFTNKAGSRVRVPVDLRPAR comes from the coding sequence ATGTCTGTTGGTTCCTATATCGCCGCCCTGCTGGCTTCCGAAAAGCTTGGCGGGCAGGTTACCTGCCATCGCCTGCTGCCCGCCGCTGATCCGCAGTATGCGCAAACGCGCCTGCCCTGGCCCACGGCCATCAGCCGCATCCTTGAGCAGCGCGGCATTGCCGGGCTGTACAGCCATCAGGCCCTGGCCACGGATCATATCCGCGCGGGGCACTCCATTGTGGCGGCCACGCCCACGGCCAGCGGCAAAAGCCTCATTTACAACCTGCCCGTGCTGGAGCGTCATTTGCGCGACCCCGACGCGCGCGCCCTCTATCTTTTCCCCCTCAAGGCCCTGGCGCAGGATCAGCTTGCCGCCTTCAACGCCCTTACAGCCACATGGCCCAAGGACGCCCGCCCCGCCGCCGCCCTGTATGACGGCGACACCACGGATCACTTCCGGCGCAAAATCCGCCGCGACCCGCCCGCTGTGCTCATCAGCAATCCCGAAATGCTGCACCTGGGCATCTTGCCCCACCACGAGCAGTGGGCCGCCTTTCTGGCGGGCCTCACCCACGTGGTGGTGGACGAAGCCCACACCTATCGCGGCGTGTTCGGCGCGCACATGGCGCAAGTCTTCCGGCGGCTCAACCGGCTGGCCGGACGCTACGGCGCAAAGCCCGTCTATGTGCTGTGTACCGCCACCGTGGGCAACCCCGGCGAACTGGGGGCCGCGCTCACCGGCACGGCATACCCCGCTGCGGACGAAAACATTACGACAGAAAACACTGCGCCAGGCGGCACAGGCAGCGGCACAGCCCGTAGCGCACCTGACAGCATTGTCAGCGCCACAGCAACTGCCCCGGTGTTCCAGACCGTGAACCCGGCCGCGCCGCCCCCCGTTGTCATCGACAAATCCGGCGCGCCCCAAGGGCCTCGGCATTTTGTCTTTCTCAATCCGGAGCAGAGCCCGGCCACGGCGGCCATTGACCTGCTCAAGGCGGCCCTGGCGCGCAACCTGCGCACCATTGTTTACTGCCGTTCGCGCCGCATGACCGAGCTTATCAGCCTGTGGGCCGGGCAGTCCGGCTCCTTTGCCAGCCGCATTTCCGCCTACCGTGCGGGTTTTCTGCCCGAGGAGCGCCGCAGCATCGAGTCGCGCATGGCCAGCGGCGACCTGCTGGCTGTGGTCAGCACCAGCGCCCTTGAACTGGGCATCGACATCGGCGGGCTGGATGTCTGCATCCTGGTGGGCTATCCCGGCACTGTCATGGCCACCTTGCAGCGAGGCGGCCGTGTGGGCCGGGCGCAGCAGGAATCTGCCGTGATCATTGTGGCGGGCGAGGACGCGCTGGACCAGTATTTTGCCCGCAATCCCGACGATTTTTTCAGCCGCCCGCCGGAAAAGGCCGTGGTCAACCCGGACAACGAGGTCATCCTGGCCCGGCATCTGGAATGCGCCGCCGCCGAAATGCCCCTGCGCCCCGGCGAGCCCATGCTGGCCAGCGCCGCCGCCCTGACCGCCGCCCGCCAGCTCAATGCCCAGGGTCTGCTGCTGCAATCGGCGGACGGCAGCCAGCTCATGGCTTCGCGCAAGCGCCCCCAGCGACATGTGGATCTGCGCGGCACAGGCCAGACTTTCAGTATTGAAGACGAGCAGGGCCACATCATCGGTTCTGTGGACGGCTTTCGCGCCTGGCGCGAAACGCATCCCGGCGCTGTCTACCTGCACAGGGGCCGCAGCTACATCATTGACGACATGGACCCGGCCCGCGCCCGCATCATGGCCAAGGAGGCCAAGGTGGGCTGGTTTACCCGCACACGTGGCCAAAAAACCACAGACATTCTTGAGGAAACCGCGCGCATGTCCCTGGGGCGCGCGCTGGTGTGCCGGGGCCGCCTGCGCATTATCGACACCGTCACGGGCTATGAAAAGCGCTCCACATCGGGCAACCGCCTGCTGACCATCACGCCGCTGGACGCCCCGCCACAGGTTTTTGAAACCGAAGGCCTGTGGTTTGTCATCCCCGACAACATCCGCGCGGAGATGGAAGACAACTTCATGCACTTTATGGGCGGCATCCATGCGCTGGAGCACGCTGCCATCGGCATGCTGCCCCTGCTCATCATGGCCGACCGCAACGACTTTGGCGGCATATCCACCCCCATGCACGCCCAGTTGGGGCTGTCCGCCGTGTTTATTTACGACGGCCTGCCCGGCGGCGCGGGCCTCACGCGCCAGGCCTTTGGCGATGCCCGCGCCCTGTTGGAAGCCACCTATAAAACCGTGGCAGCCTGCCCCTGCGAGGACGGCTGCCCCTCCTGCGTGCATTCGCCCAAATGCGGCTCCGGCAACCGCCCCATTGACAAACGGGCGGCCCTGGAACTGCTGCGCCAGTTGCTGACGCCCGGCACAGAAGGCGACACGCTGCACGAAAAACTGGTCATCAGCCCGCCGCCCCCGCGCCCCGAACTTGAGTTTGTGGCAGCCGGGGTCACGGCGGATTTCCAATCCCGGCCCCATGCCGCTGCAAGCCCGCACAACGTGCCTGCGCCCGCTGCTCGCGCAGGCAACGGCTTTTCCACAGACACGTCCGCACCTTCAGGCAACGCCGCTCACGCACACAATGGCCTTCCCACAAGCAGCGCCACGCCCGCAGGTAGCACCTTTCCCGCAGGCTGCCCCGCACCTACAGACAGCACCGCCCCTGCGGGCAGCCCTGCAGAAACCCCGCCGGCCAGGGCAGTCAGGGCAGGTAGCGCGCTCCCCCATCATGCCGCAGGCCACGGCGTGAACCCCGCACCAGCCAGCACTGAAGGAGGCTCCCCCATGACAGATCTTATGGGCTACATATCCTTGCCGCCGCCAGAGCATTTTGTGGTTTTTGACGTGGAGACGCGCCGCTCCGCAGCCGAGGTGGGGGGTTGGCACAAGGCTGGCGACATGGGCGTCAGCGTGGCCGTGGCCTATGACAGCCGCAATGATGATTTTTTCAGCTACACGCAGGACGAGTTACCCGCCCTGTTTGAGCGCATGCGGGCATCCGGCCTGGTGGTGGGCTTCAACAGCCTGCGTTTTGACTATGCCGTGCTCGCCCCCTTTGCGCCCTTTGATCTGCGCACCCTGCCGAGCCTCGACATCCTGCAGCGCATCAAGGACAGGCTGAGCTACCGCATATCGCTGGACAACCTGGGCCAGGCCACTCTTGAAGCGCCCAAGAGCGCCGACGGCCTGCAGGCCCTGCGCTGGTGGAAGGAAGGCAAGATGGACGAAATAGCCGCCTATTGCCGCATGGACGTGGATCTGACCCGCCGCCTCTACCTCTACGGGCTGGAACACGGCCACCTGCTGTTCACCAACAAGGCCGGGTCGCGCGTGCGCGTTCCAGTGGATCTGCGCCCCGCCAGATAA
- a CDS encoding polysaccharide deacetylase family protein, protein MNSQWIHRLAVFFFGLALFAAPAAEARVVDGSVIMDQHMRENLCALTFDDGPSPHTPQLLDMLSEYGIPATFFLLGKQAERYPDTVRRILAEGHEVGNHSYSHPNLRLLSPANKAHEIARTDSILRSLGANPTFLRPPYGSYDAYTVTAAEELGLGIMLWSLDSRDWKSLPPNYATLRSTRGTIYAPGTLRGIFLFHDSHKRTVEDLPRIISDLRAGGCQRFVTVSDYLDGLLDPEPGMLMTRRTQPTGQPGNMGPEGLAPEATAGKSDKPVEARESFQELPPESYPAGTAALPLARTSRPWQSDDTAAAGESQQNAQGDNQASNAEGKQIRLPVQQPAESPVRGAPLAPGPNSSLPAGGTVSNSGGSAKS, encoded by the coding sequence ATGAACTCCCAATGGATTCACCGTCTGGCGGTATTTTTTTTCGGGCTGGCTTTGTTTGCGGCTCCTGCCGCTGAGGCCCGCGTGGTGGATGGCAGCGTCATCATGGATCAGCACATGCGTGAAAACCTGTGTGCGCTGACCTTTGACGATGGCCCTTCCCCCCACACTCCGCAGTTGCTGGACATGTTAAGTGAATACGGCATACCGGCCACGTTTTTTCTTCTGGGCAAGCAGGCTGAGCGCTACCCCGACACCGTGCGGCGCATCCTGGCCGAAGGGCATGAGGTGGGCAACCATTCCTACTCGCACCCCAACCTGCGTTTGCTTTCCCCTGCAAACAAGGCGCACGAAATTGCCCGTACAGACAGCATCCTGCGTTCGCTTGGGGCCAATCCTACCTTTTTGCGGCCTCCTTACGGGTCTTATGACGCATATACCGTGACTGCTGCCGAAGAGCTGGGCCTGGGCATAATGCTCTGGTCATTGGACAGCCGCGACTGGAAAAGCCTGCCCCCCAACTATGCTACTTTGCGCAGCACACGGGGCACCATTTATGCGCCAGGCACCCTGCGCGGCATTTTTTTGTTTCATGATTCGCATAAGCGCACGGTTGAAGACCTGCCCCGCATCATCAGCGATCTGCGCGCAGGCGGCTGTCAGCGCTTTGTGACCGTGAGCGACTATCTGGACGGCCTGCTTGACCCAGAGCCGGGCATGCTGATGACCCGCCGCACGCAACCCACCGGTCAGCCGGGCAATATGGGGCCGGAGGGTCTCGCGCCAGAAGCGACGGCCGGCAAATCCGACAAGCCCGTTGAAGCCAGGGAGAGTTTTCAGGAGCTGCCGCCAGAAAGCTATCCGGCTGGCACCGCCGCCCTTCCTCTGGCCCGCACCAGCCGTCCCTGGCAGTCTGACGACACTGCGGCAGCAGGCGAGTCACAACAGAATGCTCAGGGGGACAATCAGGCCAGCAATGCCGAAGGCAAGCAAATCAGGCTCCCGGTGCAGCAGCCTGCCGAAAGCCCGGTCCGCGGAGCGCCGCTGGCCCCCGGCCCCAATTCCAGCCTGCCTGCAGGCGGCACTGTTTCCAACTCCGGCGGCAGCGCAAAATCCTAG